The window GTATGAAACTTCAGgcaaatatttgaaagaaaatcgAAAACTAGACAATAATACCCACGCTTCATTGTTCTCGTTTCCTAAAATCTGTGAAATCTGTGCGAGGCCAACACATGCTTTCATTTGTCAGTTTCACTTTGGAATTTGTGAACATTATTATATGGCATAGTTCCTATAAAATGTTACCTTCAGTGTCAAACAACTGCCAGACATCATGAGCGAATAGCGAAGCCCTGCCAAGATCTATAGATTCTGTTGTTAGGCTGCCAGAGGCTGGACACAATGTTTTCATTGTGGTAACATGATTAGTTATCAGTGTGTCTTCAGGTTCCCATGTAATGAGCGGACCTTCTACAATAGTTACGAAAGCTTGCAGGAATGTCTGGATATGATTTGAGCGTTTGAACAGTCAACGAGTCGCCGCGCTGGTTTACGCTCTTGCCGGTTTATGAGGTCATAAATGATTGTATGAATAAAGTATCGTTTCTGATGATCGTGTTTCTCCTCCCAGCTgatcttaaactttttttctcacagtcTTCAAGGTTCTTGAGGCCTTATCTGACCCCGGCGCTTCTGGTATGGGTACACCAGGGATTGAGTTTTACAGATGGCGTGATTGatataaaaacaggaaatgtttCTGTACTTTGGTCTTACGTTGCCATGGCAATGTAGGTTTGTAAAGATACTGCATAAAGAATTACTGATAGCCATCATTTATTTCCAAATATGTTAACAACCTCTCAAAAGTttttgcattaaactgatcaaacgtaactagtgctatcaaatgattaatcgttaATAAacgtttatttacataatgtttggtaactgtgtatatttattatgtatatacgtgtacagtatatatttatgaacagaaaacatttcttaaatatatacatgcatgcatatacataataaacacgcATTACACACACGTATgttacaaaaccttttattttggatgcgatgaATTGTTTGACCGCactaaaagtaacatttaaaaggtgacgtttgtctttttcaaataaatgttataaatgctaattaaaaatttattcgattttaaaatattttaaaatagaaaacagctattttaaatgataataaaaatgtacaatattacattttttttattgtatttttgatcaaataaatgagcacaagatacttttgaacagtattgcacagaaaaaaagaaagtaaagtaatttttgaaaatttatTGGATGTCCAGTACAAGGTGTAAGTATTCAAAAGGTCAGGATATCAAATATTATGTGAGGATAATTCCTCTGAAAATTTAGAGTCTTAAGAATTAATTATGAGCTTTTATGTCTTGCATTCAACTTTTGAGCAGTGCCTTAAAATATTAGAGGCATTGAACTAATATCAAATTAGCTGAAATTGTAGGAATCCGTCGTTGCGTAAATATTATCgctattataaataaactcaATCGACACAATGTACAGAAGCACTTGAGTTGAGGCCAGAGAAGATCTCGACTCCATTATCTTTCTTTTGTAAAAGCAGTCTGCTTTGCTTTGGCAGTCTCAAGAGGGACGTCCACATGGAGCCGACTCTTGGAAATccagtcatttgtttttttgttctccaTTTATTGTCCTCGATGGCGTATTCCACCGTCGCTCTGCGGTTCACCGTGAACACAGAGTTGCCTCGCACCACCGCGGTAAACAAAGCCCCCTTACTGTTCTCGTACTGCCCGGGCATGGCCGTCCACTGACCCGAGGTCAGGTTGTAACAGTCCATCACGCATCTCAGAAAATCATCAGATGGGCCATTCCTCACGAGGTACAGATTGTCCCTGTGGGCCACCATGCAGTGTCCGTAACTTTGATGCCGAACGAGTTTCGTGATTAACACCCATTCGTCTTTGCTTGCGACGTACTCGTAAATCTCAGTAGCGTCTTTAGGCTTCCAAAGGCAGATGAAAAGTCTTCTCATGGCTTTGGCGCAGGCCACGGTGGACGCAGGTCTTGGAAGATGAGCAGCGAAGCTCCAGGTGTCCGAAGAGACTTTGTACCTCTCCACAGAGGACATTACGGTCTTCTCAAACTCTCCGCCGATGACATAAAGGTCGCCCACGTGGCCTACCAAAGTACAGTTGTAGCGAAGTTGCTGAGGGCTGGAAAATGTGCTCCAAGTGTCTGTAGAAACATCGTAGCAAAAACCGGAATCAACAACTTTATTGGAAATGTCGTAAACTCCTCCGACAATGTAGAGCTTGTTGTCTAAAACCGTAACTCCTGCCATGGTTGTGCTGGCGTTGAGAGGCAGGTGAGTAAGAACCTTCCAGTCTTTCTCATCCTCATCGAGGTAGCAAACGGTCCTCATGAAGTCCTGCAGTAGCTTGATGGTTGGCGAATGGGAGCCGACTGTGACGTATGTGCTAGGAACAAGACACTCCACATATTCAATCAAATCCTCCGGCAGGCACTTTGCGTCTTCTTTGAGGTCCGCGTACATGTCGCGAACGAACAAAGCTGCGCTTTCGAAAAGCTTCAATAAGCCAAAAGTGGCCGCTGTGTGATACATTAGAAGACAGTTGTCTGAATCGATAACATCTGTGAGATGCTCGGTTAAAAGCTCTATCTGAAGGAACGCGGCACATTGGATGGCGTCAACAATTTCGTCGGCGCTCAACATGGGTCTTTCGCCGTGTATCACTCGGAGGGCCACCAGGAAGCCACGAGCGCTCGGCACCTGAAGACAAATCTCGTCCTCCGTGCATTCCCTCATCCCAGATTGGAAAAGGGCTCGAAAGTATTCACAGTGCTGCTCCAGGAGGCTCCTGTCCAACGTAAAAAGACTTTCGCCACATCTCACTTTCACCATTGTTCTCGCGGAGGCCGTCGGCTGGTGATGCGACTTCCTCGCGTCGACCTCTGAGCCGGCACAGCTGCTCGTTTCCATCAAGTTACCTCCTGTCATTTTCCCACTTCTGAAAAGTCAAGCCTGTCTCTGAAGACGTTAACCGTACCACTGAATGTCCATGATGTCTTCTAAAGCAAGGCAGATGCGTCTGAGCGAGTGTGTAGTGTTTGTATTACTCCTAACAACTACAAGAATAGAACCGGCTATACATAGAAGTGAAAAGCGTGGCGGCATTATGCTGCTAGCAAAGCAGTGGCAGATAGCCATTGCTGTAGAGGGCAGCCGTCATCATGGTTATTTATTACCTTTTGTTCTTGGCAGGCATTAAAAGCAGGCTGAACATTTCATCTTCTCCTTTTGATGAGCAGGTGAAATGCCTAAAGCTGTAACAATGGTATGCCTGTAAGGGTCGGTCTTTGTTGTGGGTCAGCATTCCAGGTGAACATGTGAGCgctcaaaataaaatctgaattgaaataaaaagacataGTTCTACTGCAAGTGGGGGATACCTTCAAAAGCATAGTAGTACAGATTTCAGACAGTAGaccatttatttgttatattgtgGCTCCAAAtgatatacatattataaaatgtatatggaaaaatattataaatgttttagaaatgcTACTTTAAATAGGCCATGTCTTTCGCACTATGAGTAAGTCATTTAACCTCAACTTTTAAAATACTTGCAACACTGATTAACTCCCCTAACGTTTAATTTAATAGTTGTTAGAAAGGTGCTTTTACCCACTTTTGTATATAAGCATATGGCTGAAACTTCCGCTTCATAGGTAAATAAGGAGCAGAATAACAATGTGAGGAAACagtgcactacaaaccagtttGGTTTTAGACGGActcattttcaatatcaagcagcaaaacaaaccgTTATGTACAGCTAAAGATAGCTAGACGCGGATGAGACCGGAAACTAGACTTTTTGAAATGGCCGCGGCTGATTTTTCGGCAACAAATtggtgaataaaacatttagaaaagaaataaacagttCCTAGTTGAAACTGACTATCATGGTATGGCTAACCATTGATTTTTGGCAACAAACAATATagaaaatatcttcttttatgtctAACCGAAGAAACTTGGAGCAACGTGACGGTAAGTAACCCATAACAATGGCAATGTTTATTTGCTGTTCAAAGAGGATTAAAAAATTCCACAGTTTGTCGACAAACGTTAATTATCATGTTTGATAACGATCGATCTTGACCAAAATTACTAAACGCCGCCAGTTACTAAACTTACTAAACTTCGACAGTTTAACGAGCCGTCGAATTAATTGTAtaagaaattttttatttatttaaatttttttatatacatttgggccttttattacagtaaaaaacaaaacttacaaaaaaagttgttgtttttttatccaCAAAATGTTCTGTTGTCTATTGTGTAACCATGGGAACAATATAGCGAgcacttttctttcatttgggACCATTTACTGCTAAATGTTTGACTTAACTAAATGCTGTTCTTATTTACCATTTAACTGGAACATTACAAATGActaattttcagtgttttgtttaaaaagcctTTAAGTCGTTATGTTATGAGCGTCAAAAAAAATCCCTCTGCAAAGTCCTCTCTGAAGTTATTGAATAATGGGTGAAGGGAAGGGGGTTGATTCAATCTTGTACAGTATGGgctttctttttatgttcaCAGGAGGCGGATCCACTGTTAGTGTGCCCCAGCCCACCGAACCAGAATATCGCAGCATTTCCCTGCTCCTTCCCCTCTCTCCACATCCCCTCCGAGCGCAAGCCGCCTCTGATGCCCTGggaaaaaataagaaagcaGTCTAGCAATCTCGGACAGACGTGCGTCTGAGTCTTCTGCGGTTGTGGACATGTCGTTTCTGCTGAAGTGTAAGGCTGTCCAGCTGTCCTGCAGCTGGTGAGTATCGGGCGTCAGCATCATCCAGGTATGAACTGTGGAGATCAAAGCACCTTTGCACTGTCTCTGACGGGCTGTTTGAGTCGGATTTGCCTTCTGGTGCGTTCATTCTTCTATCTCGCCCCGTCTACAGAATGTCTCTGATGTTTGGGAAGGCAAGAACTTGCAACATTGTCACAGTCCCAGAGCATGAGCCCTCGGAATGTAACATAGTGATCTTGGGAGCTATGGGATCTGGAAAGTCAGGTAATGCCGcgtttttaataacaaatagaGTTTATTATGCTTTGGTCATGACATTTCCTTAGTGTGTGCAGTGCATAAAAATTTTTGGGTAGCAGGGACAAAATTAATGCattgtaaatttttattttcttatattctTATCCTGTTGCATCTAAATTATTGCGTCAGAATTTAACGGACTGTATCTGTTAAGCATTGCATTAGCTTTTATTAAAGAATGTTATGCTATTGTTATGCATTGCAAGTTGTTTTGAATTTGGCATTTTCCTGCATGTATTCGTATTCAGTTGTATCTGAATTATTGTATTCGATCTTAACCGACTGCATCTGTTGGTAgtgattttattaatgaatgctGTTCTGTTATATGCCGATGATATGATATGGATTTCCTTTCCCCATActgagatttgtttttaagtaaaatgctttgaaaaagCTAAAAGTGTCCCATTATCCCGTTTGGGATGCTCTCTCTTACGTAATTGAACTTAGACTTACAGGAAGTTTGTCTGTCCCCCGCAGCACTTACAGTGAAATTCCTCACGAAGCGCTTCATCAGTGAATATGACCCAAACCTCGGTGAGTTTCCCGTCTTTTACTGTCGTCACAGAGGATGTAACCAAATATCGAGGGGAGTTTAAAGATgaaagtttaacaaaaaaaaaaacggtaatgAACGACCGAACATCTGGGTATACTGTAGAAGAAGACACTCTCCTCCATGTCTATGGTGattatggttttaaaaaaaaaatcaatcagtcaatcatgcagattatttttaccttactcAAGCATTAACTTCAGGACTGTTTAGTTTCATACAGATATAATTAAGGGCGACTCGGATGCATAGATGGCTGGCTTTAAAACCTAAAAGGATTTTACTGGGAGACATAAAAGCCTTCGTTTTCAttcccatgttttttttcccttggcaGAAGATGAAAAGCCGAGGCTTATACCGACAGTTTTTACTTTACTGAAATGACAAGCTTGACTTTTGACTTTGTCTTTGCCAAACCACTTTAAAACTCGCGTCGTGAGTCCTTTTCCGACCCACcatatatttctttcttcaatGTGTCCTTTGTAGTCATATCACGTTTtgttcaaatgaatgtttttcaaGAAATCGTTCTAGAAAATATTAATCGAACGAATTATAAAACGCGCATGGATGTCAGGAAATGAGATCGTCTTTTTTTGGGGGAGGAGTGAATGAAAAGAGAGGCATGCAACTGTCATGTGACTTAATCTGAAGCGCAGTGTTTCTGTGAATGCCACTTAGTCTAAATAAACACCTTTTCATATTCAGAAGATACCTATTCTTCAGAAGAGGTTGTAGACCAGCAGCCCGTTCTGGTTAAAGTGATGGACACGGCTGATCAGGTAACGATTGTCCTTTAATGATACGCTTCTTAGTGCAGATTTGATCGTTTCATAAAGGTGGATGTTTTACTTTCTCGTAATGGAAGTTTGTTGCATAACCTCGGCAGCTTTACGGCATGCGAACAAATCCGTCTTTATTTAAATCAGGATGGACCAGTCAACTGTGAGCGCTATTTAGGCTGGGCCAATGCCTTCATCATTGTGTACAGCATTGACAACCGGAACAGCTTTGAGGCCTGCCGGCGTTACTTGGAGACAGTGACTCTGTACTCAAAAGGCCTGCAGCCAGAGGCTCCTGTCGTTCTTTTAGGGAACAAGGTGGACATGGAGAGATACAGGTGAATTAAGCAtccttttttattacatttcaattatAACTTGAAAACTTAATTGAAATTTATTCCCTCTCAAGACATCCGAAAATAGGTGAAATTAGATGAAATTTAGCATGCATCGCTTGCTCACCGATGGAgcctgtgcagtgaatgggtgccgtcagaaaaagagtccaaaaagctgctaaaaacatcacaatattcCAGACGTAATCCACACCAccccagtccatcagttaatgtcctGTAAATtgaaaagctgcgtgtttgtaagaaacaaatccatcattataTGGATTATATGGTTCTTGTaactttaaactgttaaaaaaaaacacacattcataatccataatatcGCTTTTTCCAGTGAAAAAGCTGCAAGCATTGTCCTCTCGCATCAAAATCCGCCGTCATATTTGTTTAGGACTATTTGAGATTATTTTCACACGCTTGAGCCGCGCGTATTTCTCTCTCGATTCTGACGAGACAACTTTTTCTCTGGAGGAAACAATAGAGGACTGATATTTGGAAGCAAGTGTAGTCGAAGTTGAAAAGTCTTGATGGATTAGTTTATTAGAGCGTCGTggattatcgtgatgtttttatcagctgtttggactctcattctgtcAAATGTTAATTCcagggtgaactattcctttaagcgtGAATCTTAAACAGCCAAATTTCCTGCGACAGAGTGTGCGACAGCCAAAACACTAACCAAGCATAGCAGGAAATAGTACATTTACATAGTTGCATGAATGTCCTTTTGTTAGTTTAACTGGAAGAACATACGACCTGTGACTGGCTATAATTACAACAATTACGCTCAGTACCACCGCAAGTTATTTAGATTTCAGTTTTTCACGACCCTAAAATGTTTAAGTAAGGATTTGATTGGTCCAGGAAAGGACCATTTATCGCCTTTATGTTTTCCTTTCATTACGCAAACACAGTGCAGGATTTATGCAGTATCATACTTAAAATGACCATAATACAGCTGGACTCGATCAAATCTATCTATTTATGTAACCGCAGAATTACGTGTGCTTCTTTGCCAGCTGCTCTTGACATAAAAGCTTTAACTGCTCATCCCGTTTTTTTCGTTGTGCCATTCCTATTATATTACAGAGTGtctttaactctttattgtgcaATTTTACTTAAGGCTGTAGTTATTGtgtgcacaatttttttttaaatttggattgttttgtttttatctatttttctgCTATTTCTTTTTAGTATTTAGTCTTAAACTTCTCTGACAAttctcttatgcttaccaaggttgcatttatttgatataaaatataataaaagcagtaatgttgagaaatattattataatctaaaacatctctcttctctctctctctctctctctctctctctctctctctctatatatatatatatatatatatatatatttgtttattttattattatttttttttttttttttttttattcctgtgatcaaatctGAACTTTCAGCATCACTACTTCAGGCTTTAGTGTCAAGTAATCTTTCAGAGATCATAATGCACTGATTTGCTCgagaaactgtttttattattactgtttttatataagTGCCCAttttatgggttatgaaaggttcatattttgttttttgggaatcccaaacaacaggttgacatgcatgcaaggtcaaaaaacactttcattttcttataaaatgcaatatttttttaaatgactccaATTcgttcaattattaatttttccgAACCCCTCCGGTGAtcggtcgatttcatttaaagcagcgtttgCAAGCTTTTACAgctccaaaagtggcacctagtggcaaaggatgaatttacattttcaatcaCATCAATAACCAACAAGTGGGTGGACaatatgtttcattttgacgtcaacatgaaacggcttggaactcatttaaaaaaaacgactaATTTCAATGattcgactctttcttttgagagacaatgaCGTTATACATTTGTtcgttttcacatttaaagctttgcaggatgttttaatTCGCTTACAGCTTAGTTGCACGCTGCATAAAAAGCTCATTTACAACAATTACGTAatattgtctatatatatatcattttcatttctaagcgatgttttaaaccttttacaatgcatcttttttttagaCAGGTGAGCAAGGCAGACGGTGCAGCTCTGGCCTTGCGCTTCGGTTGCCAGTTCTTCGAAGTTTCCGCCTGCTCTGACTTTCTGTCCGTTCAGCACATCTTTCACGAAGCCGTTCGGGAAGTGAggcgagagacagagaagagCATCCGTCCGCTCTTCATCAGCGAAGACAAGTCTGCCATCAGCCTCTCCTCCGCTCCTCCGCTCACCGCCTGCTATAAAGAGCTGCCCGCCCCGGCCACCGCAAAGCTGGTTACGGTGAAATCCTCGAGAGCTCAGAGCAAACGCAGAGCCCCCACGCTCACGCTGCTCAAGGGCTTCAAGATCTTCTGATGCGAGGATGCCCTCTTCTGACACTCTAGAGGATCTACAAGAACCGATGCTCGTTTTTTTTATGTCGTATCAGCTCATTTGGAATTAAAACTAACAGGATCTGAAGAATTTCAGCATCTCTCACATTGCCTGAGAAAGCGGTAACTATGAGAATGAactaaatatgctaaatatatcATGGATGattattctgttttaattgGTGATCACTGTTTTTTGCACCGGAATTATACTTGTATTTATACTTTCCAcgtaatatattaatttcagaGAATCAACTTGgtcgtttattttttatacacatcaaaacacaaaacCTAATCATGCGCAGAATACCAAAGAAAGAGTCAAAATaaacacctttatttttattttaaactgataaaaagtaATGTTAGTGTTGATTAAACATTGAAATGACCGTGTGTGTTGTAGTGCATCACATGACAACAAGTGAGAGATATAAATtgagaatgtaaatatttgatttaatccATATTAATGTTTCATACAATTAGTTATGGTTTAGAAAAAGTTAGTTCATGACCAGTTTGgatgtacattttatacatgttttatataaCAAACAGTAACGTATCTTTCGAAACATAAACTATACAAATTAATATGTGAGtgaaaatattatgtatatatataaaatatatatatggttatatatatatatatatatatatatatatatatatatatatatatatatatatatagggctaGTAAAACCATGTGTAATAATAATGGCAGCcaaaagttattataaaaaaaatgtttaatgtcaccaagagaacatttatttgatcaaaatacagcaaaacattaatattatcagCATTAGTAACTGTTTGTTATATAATTTCTtccaaaacatttaagaaagaaCTCTGGGCTGccaatgcaaatgtaaaagaaatttCCATCGAAACAAACGAACAGTAGGACTAAATTAAAACGCAATCGCCTCAGACGAAGCTATTACTTGGGGGATTTGGGACAGCGTCTCTTCATCTGTGTTGTGGACGTCCTCTTCCGCTTGTCCTTCCTCGGCAGGTTCAGGATACAGAGTAGACACGTTCCCGTCCTTCCAGGTCACCACAATTTCTCCGGGCTTCAGTCCCTCTGAGGCCGCGCTGTCGTATGAAGGCTCTTCCCAGCCCCTGTGGCTGTTGTTGGTGGAGATGTGTTCAGATGGGGTGAAATGGCTTTTCTCCTCCTTGACCTCTGCGACCTCATCGGGGACAATGACCTGCAGTTTCTCTGTTTCGGGTTTCGCTTCTGTGAATTTCGAAGCCGCTTTGTATTTGGCTATTTGCTTCCTATTCCTGTATGGGAGGCGGAAATGGAAATTATGTTATACATCCCACGTATCTAATTGTCCTCCCAGGTCTGTCTAacgctttaaaaaataaagttagaaCTAAATAGGCTTTATAACTTGAAGCATTTTGGATTTATTCTCCAGAAATGTGCACGGGTGCTATATATGACCCAGGACCCTGCTCATAAacctattataaaaaaaacactgaaatgtctAATGACTGGTGCAAAAGAGTCATCGATTGAGTTGTTTTCCACTAGCagtttgttaaatgtttaacccaGCCTACTGAGCAGTGACTCGACCCCTGggtcaaaacaataacaatagctgggtttgtccatattttaccCAGCATTTTTAAAGCCGTAAAAATGGAGTTGGAGCTGCACAAGGCAAAAATGCATTAGGGTAAATGTGTTTTGACCCGAAAACATGGATGCGAGGATGCAAAGATCATTTTTGCATCGTTGGGGGTGGTGTTTTAATGCCTCCCGCGCTCAATGGCAGATAATTGTGGAAATGGTATTGTATAGGAAATAGGAACGTATTTAGTTGTTCTCTGCTGAACCTAAATAATGTGCTAGGAGAGTTATTAAAGgtgtattattttactataaatctataaaaaaaacttgtgtgCGTCACTAACCTATTAGCCATCATGCCTATGACCAACAGCATGGCACCCATCAGAAGACCCAGAAAAGCAAACGCCAGCATGCCAAACTTCCACGATGTCTCTGTtaaacaaaagaacagcatCGAACCGTTCGTGAGCATTAACGTAATGCAAGCGCACGCCTTTTTCACAGCAGCATCCGAGTCCTTCAGGTCATTTCATACGTGGCCAAATGCTGTTATGCACGAACAGGAGATCACAGTAATCGAAGCTTTCCACACTCACGCTCCTCTGTGCGGTAATACCACTGTAAAAACTTCATCTCCGCCTCTGTCATTCTCGGTTTAGGCGGCCCTTCAGCGAAGTCAAACTCATCGTCCTCTGAATCACTTTCTCTTCTGGATCCTGCGAGAATCGGTGAAGAAGGAAAACGCAAGTTCATTGTTGGTACCTTTTTAAAGCGCACTGTGTAAATTTTGTCTAGCGGTGAGATTACGAACTGCAACCAATGGCTAGTTCCCCGCTCACTATACaggataattaattaattaattaaattatttgaatattgatATGCAGTTGCAAATATTATTGCTACTTATGAATCACTGgatcagtgttttatttgcaaGTACAACATAGTGACAAAACCGGCTCTATTTGTCCTTTAAGGGCTACTGTACAAACATGATGTGACTTTAGGGGTCCAAGGGTGTATGAAGATATAAACAGCTCATtctaagttaataaaaacataacgtTTCATCGTGTAAGGTCTTTGTTTCCTCAAACataattgcatatattataCAGAATTTCTGTCAACTGATCCTCCTAAATATTGCGCACTGcacctttaaatgaaatcgaccaatcacaggGGGGAAATGAATCGTTGAATGAGTCGTTtaggagtcgttgaacaaataaggtaaacataaatgcatattataggAAAATGACCCTTGCATGCATGCTACCAAGAccaaaaaatgatattaatgtttctttttatcttcattcttttatgtttttgagcAACAATTTTaggattgttttaatttttaaacggTAAAATAgattagcaaataaatgcagctctggGAGTATAGGTCAACCCAGATGAAATGAACAGACACATAATTCGAATACACAAATAATGGTGATTCAAATGATCGGTTGTTTTTGGCTTCTACTCACTCAGTTTATCGTGGCAGATGTTGCCCGCGTCCAGAGACTCCCAGGCGTCGTGTCCGCCGGCGCTCAGCCTGagttttcctctctctgtgcTCAGTGCCAGAGAGTTCTGCAGGCCGATGAGCTGTTGAGCTTCGCACTGCCATTTGATGTGTTCCCCAGAATCACACGCGCCCGTCCGGACAGGCCCGGTGTGGACGGCAGAGAGACACCTCCGGGTGCCTGCGTTTACCAGGAACCAGCGGTCCGTCCACGTCCACTGCTGCAGGACAGAGTCCAGACTGCACGCCCTCAGCTCAACAACTCCTTCAGACGAGTCCTCTAGACACAGGCCTTCCTTCGTGCTGTGGAGCGTGAAGCTGGTTGTGCCTTAAAATCAAAAACGGGCTTTTAGCATACTATAGCTAACtttctttatgcattttgcatattatatttttgcattattaatactaattaatacGTCATATGATTAATTAAAACCAGAAATATTGTGATTGCATCACACAAATAATagaaaaagagaatgaatggtatttttgattttattattcaaacaatatgattgattgattaattgattgactgattttttttgatTTGGTGAGATTATATGGTCTACAGttgggtgaatctcacaaaaagGTCACATTTCGCTTCTATTTTAAATGGGAgtaattttaaatcatattttatttcaagtaaaattAAGCCGGTTTTAGGaccattgcattattttattgacAGATGAGCACATGTTCTGATTCTCATTCCTATAAGTTCTTTTTTC is drawn from Puntigrus tetrazona isolate hp1 chromosome 7, ASM1883169v1, whole genome shotgun sequence and contains these coding sequences:
- the kbtbd13a gene encoding kelch repeat and BTB domain-containing protein 13 gives rise to the protein MTGGNLMETSSCAGSEVDARKSHHQPTASARTMVKVRCGESLFTLDRSLLEQHCEYFRALFQSGMRECTEDEICLQVPSARGFLVALRVIHGERPMLSADEIVDAIQCAAFLQIELLTEHLTDVIDSDNCLLMYHTAATFGLLKLFESAALFVRDMYADLKEDAKCLPEDLIEYVECLVPSTYVTVGSHSPTIKLLQDFMRTVCYLDEDEKDWKVLTHLPLNASTTMAGVTVLDNKLYIVGGVYDISNKVVDSGFCYDVSTDTWSTFSSPQQLRYNCTLVGHVGDLYVIGGEFEKTVMSSVERYKVSSDTWSFAAHLPRPASTVACAKAMRRLFICLWKPKDATEIYEYVASKDEWVLITKLVRHQSYGHCMVAHRDNLYLVRNGPSDDFLRCVMDCYNLTSGQWTAMPGQYENSKGALFTAVVRGNSVFTVNRRATVEYAIEDNKWRTKKQMTGFPRVGSMWTSLLRLPKQSRLLLQKKDNGVEIFSGLNSSASVHCVD
- the rasl12 gene encoding ras-like protein family member 12 encodes the protein MSLMFGKARTCNIVTVPEHEPSECNIVILGAMGSGKSALTVKFLTKRFISEYDPNLEDTYSSEEVVDQQPVLVKVMDTADQDGPVNCERYLGWANAFIIVYSIDNRNSFEACRRYLETVTLYSKGLQPEAPVVLLGNKVDMERYRQVSKADGAALALRFGCQFFEVSACSDFLSVQHIFHEAVREVRRETEKSIRPLFISEDKSAISLSSAPPLTACYKELPAPATAKLVTVKSSRAQSKRRAPTLTLLKGFKIF
- the si:cabz01068815.1 gene encoding solute carrier family 51 subunit beta: MLLYWITLGLSLTWPGTTSFTLHSTKEGLCLEDSSEGVVELRACSLDSVLQQWTWTDRWFLVNAGTRRCLSAVHTGPVRTGACDSGEHIKWQCEAQQLIGLQNSLALSTERGKLRLSAGGHDAWESLDAGNICHDKLRSRRESDSEDDEFDFAEGPPKPRMTEAEMKFLQWYYRTEEQTSWKFGMLAFAFLGLLMGAMLLVIGMMANRNRKQIAKYKAASKFTEAKPETEKLQVIVPDEVAEVKEEKSHFTPSEHISTNNSHRGWEEPSYDSAASEGLKPGEIVVTWKDGNVSTLYPEPAEEGQAEEDVHNTDEETLSQIPQVIASSEAIAF